In Gopherus flavomarginatus isolate rGopFla2 chromosome 5, rGopFla2.mat.asm, whole genome shotgun sequence, one DNA window encodes the following:
- the LOC127052361 gene encoding LOW QUALITY PROTEIN: NACHT, LRR and PYD domains-containing protein 3-like (The sequence of the model RefSeq protein was modified relative to this genomic sequence to represent the inferred CDS: deleted 2 bases in 1 codon; substituted 2 bases at 2 genomic stop codons), translated as MENRSSRISELLVRALNNLSHENFKRFKDKLLHSDFEGKGNIPRGRLENADRIDTKSLLMAFHGGEAAVDITMDIFTQINLRDSASKLGEEGRKDWRPNQKTSELSAKGYRKKYKEDVFKKCRVIKDMNSRLGENVILNTRYTKLTILDKPRHENEKEHEIMAMGRRHAKIMTKQASSVITIDTLFKPDKDGQTPQIVVLLGAAGIGKTMTARKIMCDWAAGELYKEMFDFVFYINCREMNLLTEQGSVADLIFKNCSNTNAPIRKILVKPEKLLFLIDGFDELRFPFDQSEDNLCSDPWEKKPVDIILSSLFRKIVLPESYLMALXXLTALEKLGQCLEWSRYAEILGFSEAERREYFHKFFRNDSQARQALRFVRGNEILFTMCFVPIVCWIICTVVKQQLEKGEDLAQTSKTTAGVYILYLSSLVKPLRSNMKQQMQANLRGLCSLAADGIWKQKILFEEEEIKKYGLDKRDSLPLFLNENVFQKDIDCVSVYSFIHISFQEFFAILFYVLEKDEETRNDSGTPKKNVKTLLENYGNSRNYLMLTVRFLFGLLNEERMKDMEKIIGCKISPKIKPDLLKWVQAKQQTDLFLFSPTEYDVEMYEHDVFHCLYEIQEQKFVKSAQEFTEVKLNRNKFTQMDQMVLSFCVKNCHRLESLYVNCCEFMFEDHEEELPTPTNGLYQEQHQDVLKYSSIYLLCQALKDPNCKLKKLHLESCGLTAACCRDLSSVLSIKPALTELNLEGNNLGDSGLRLLCEGLKHPACNLQKLQLWYCHLTADGCMDLSSALRTNQSLTEVDLGHNKLRDPGVQLLCEGLTHPKCKLHKIRLRCCELAGACCGDLSSVLRANPFLTDLELSDNELGDTGAQLLCEGLKHPNRRLQRLRLMDCGLTAACCGALSSALRANKTLTELDLWRNKLEDCGGRLLCEGLKHPNCKLQKLQEATAGSFSLCLSER; from the exons GCCTCCTGATGGCATTCCATGGTGGAGAAGCTGCAGTAGATATAACTATGGACATTTTCACACAGATCAATCTCAGAGATTCTGCTTCTAAACTAGGAGAAGAAGGAAGGAAAG ATTGGCGTCCAAATCAAAAAACATCAGAGTTGTCGGCTAAAG GTTATAGGAAGAAGTATAAAGAAGATGTTTTTAAGAAGTGCAGAGTAATAAAAGACATGAACAGTCGTCTTGGTGAGAATGTGATTCTAAACACAAGATACACAAAGCTGACTATTCTAGACAAACCTCGTCATGAAAATGAGAAGGAACATGAAATAATGGCCATGGGGCGGAGACATGCAAAAATCATGACTAAACAAGCTAGTTCTGTAATTACTATAGACACTCTATTTAAACCTGATAAAGATGGACAAACACCACAAATTGttgtgctgctgggagctgcagggattggAAAAACAATGACAGCAAGAAAGATCATGTGCGATTGGGCAGCTGGAGAACTCTATAAGGAAATGTTTGACTTTGTTTTCTACATAAATTGTCGGGAAATGAACCTACTTACTGAGCAGGGAAGTGTGGctgacctgatttttaaaaattgttctaaTACAAATGCACCGATTAGAAAGATTTTGGTGAAGCCAGAAAAACTTCTGTTCTTAATTGATGGTTTTGATGAACTGAGATTTCCTTTTGATCAGTCAGAAGATAACCTATGCTCTGACCCCTGGGAGAAGAAGCCAGTGGATATCATACTGAGCAGTTTATTTAGGAAAATAGTTCTTCCTGAAAGTTATTTGATGGCCTTGTAGTGATTAACTGCCCTGGAGAAACTGGGACAGTGTTTGGAGTGGTCCCGGTATGCAGAGATCCTGGGATTTTCTGAAGCTGAAAGGAGAGAATATTTCCACAAGTTCTTTCGAAATGACAGCCAAGCAAGACAAGCTTTACGATTTGTGAGAGGAAATGAAATTCTCTTCACCATGTGCTTTGTCCCCATCGTGTGTTGGATCATCTGCACTGTTGTGAAACAGCAGCTTGAAAAAGGTGAGGATCTTGCACAGACTTCAAAAACAACCGCTGGAGTGTATATACTCTACCTTTCCAGTTTAGTAAAGCCTCTAAGAAGCAATATGAAGCAACAGATGCAAGCTAATCTGAGGGGACTTTGCTCCTTGGCTGCTGATGGAATCTGGAAACAAAAGATACTGTTTGAGGAAGAAGAAATCAAGAAATATGGCTTAGATAAGAGAGACTCTCTTCCCCTCTTTTTGAATGAGAATGTATTTCAAAAAGACATTGATTGTGTGAGTGTCTATAGCTTCATTCACATAAGTTTTCAAGAGTTTTTTGCAATTTTATTTTATGTCTTGGAGAAAGATGAAGAAACAAGAAATGATTCAGGGACTCccaagaaaaatgtaaaaacattaTTAGAAAACTATGGAAAC TCTAGAAATTATTTAATGTTAACAGTGCGATTTCTGTTTGGACTCTTAAATGAAGAAAGAATGAAGGACATGGAGAAAATAATTGGCTGTAAAATTTCACCTAAAATTAAACCAGATTTACTGAAGTGGGTTCAAGCAAaacaacaaacagatttattcCTTTTTAGTCCCACTGAGTATGATGTGGAGATGTACGAGCATGACGTGTTTCACTGTTTGTATGAGATCCAAGAACAAAAGTTTGTGAAAAGTGCACAGGAATTCACTGAAGTAAAGTTAAATCGAAATAAATTTACCCAAATGGATCAAATGGTTCTTTCATTTTGTGTAAAGAATTGTCATAGGCTGGAGTCACTTTATGTGAATTGCTGTGAATTTATGTTTGAAGACCATGAGGAAGAACTTCCAACACCAACAAATGGGTTATATCA GGAACAGCATCAGGATGTTCTGAAGTATTCTTCTATTTACCTGCTCTGTCAAGCGCTGAAGGATCCAAACTGTAAATTAAAGAAACTACA CTTGGAGAGTTGTGGTCTCACAGCAGCTTGTTGCAGGGATCTCTCCTCTGTTCTCAGTATCAAACCAGCCCTGACAGAGTTGAACCTGGAGGGGAACAACCTGGGAGATTCTGGACTGAGGCTACTGTGCGAGGGACTGAAACATCCAGCCTGCAACCTGCAGAAACTGCA GTTGTGGTATTGTCATCTCACAGCTGATGGTTGCATGGATCTCTCCTCTGCTCTCAGAACTAATCAGAGTCTTACAGAGGTAGACCTGGGACACAATAAACTGAGAGATCCAGGAGTGCAGCTGCTGTGCGAAGGACTGACACATCCCAAATGCAAACTACACAAAATAAG ATTGAGGTGTTGCGAACTTGCTGGTGCTTGTTGTGGGGACCTCTCCTCTGTGCTCAGGGCCAACCCGTTCCTGACAGACCTGGAACTGAGTGACAATGAACTGGGAGATACGGGAGCACAGCTGCTGTGTGAAGGTCTGAAGCATCCAAACCGCAGACTGCAGAGACTGCG CTTGATGGACTGTGGACTCACAGCTGCTTGTTGTGGGGCTCTCTCCTCTGCTCTCAGAGCCAACAAGACCCTGACAGAGCTGGACCTGTGGAGAAACAAACTGGAAGATTGCGGAGGGAGGCTGCT